In Castanea sativa cultivar Marrone di Chiusa Pesio chromosome 6, ASM4071231v1, a single window of DNA contains:
- the LOC142639230 gene encoding uncharacterized protein LOC142639230 isoform X2: MEGGIDADAPLDYAAIQILPNQNRYEALIYSDNKVEKLATGLLEQLLAHVPKVNDLYAKGSDGSFKLQLPENLNSAAWFTKSTLNRFLCIIGSADLLEVTKAIEDEMIQLEEAKKFHLSLYSQDCHDQFGSSEADSCNSKDVEPRSKPEVKIAPSDVSKNELLRAMDLRLTALRGDLAAAFKKAVGATCSYKEITDLAQFLEHFGATALKKSFCKFVELNEESQSADPLNDDKSSFTHNSRTDNVNKKDGSTWTSKPVHSVIPIKYGVSPAKVAQIEREGSTESEEFSDSSDEYQTSAERSRTLIRSASPRRSASPMRRIQIGRTGSRRATALTIKSLNCFPARERALSHRDIATNNSEDEGFEQPIKKPEINVQRISVQDAINLFESKQRDHATDIQKRRSLTNISICANKSVLRRWSSGMGEASSQCLPEIVSEDSFPETPNNVADGEISISSVGVTLESECIPGGHNLVETSEVDVGLEKGEEKAYDPIDIQADMNVLETDAKEIQGEEIIGKLTASDEWNRQKEAELSQMLMKITENKPVRYAKPQSSRNKKVSSEKRGGFYDHYREKRDEKLRGENAKRRAEKEVQFREMQQILNERKAEMASTNGNDVGKKHAIRKPQKPHKSSSQPVNARKETSKPSVTKKVSSKASTLPATRKSWPSTPSPRATGASPGKIICSVGTTPARQKFNPAPSVPRASPRVEKSQLGQRNVKDTRSDHVRNVKGVNEKRQERVTTSYKTTKTKVVRVSGDCSSIDSTKPSFYNKITRKSSVVPLESKPFLRKGSRSAPAIGPVNKKKHSPQVEECLTNCQNLVEAQESEVIVNASDLVSQHQEGDDVSLGLHDVIQPETQVNSDWQCGETENSNPLAADGDNVFKIQEVSSSKSQVEEESIVSAMAWVEIEEHQELPIPCNVSTSQLASPANVEPVGLSIRVRHSLSQMLQEESSEPDTIEWGNAENPPIMVCQKDAPKGLKRLLNFARKSKGDASSTGWSSPSVFSEGEDDAEESKPLSKRNADNFLRKAALQAKNFAQQKTSLCESIERNLDARELLPAQSNLSKVNDPFSSQKLQESCDSAVVPTTKATRSFFSLSAFRGSKPSETKLR; encoded by the exons ATGGAGGGTGGAATAGATGCTGATGCACCTTTAGATTATGCTGCGATTCAAATTTTGCCTAATCAAAACAG GTACGAGGCATTGATTTACAGTGACAACAAAGTAGAAAAACTGGCAACTGGGCTTCTTGAACAATTGTTGGCGCATGTACCAAAAGTAAATGACTTGTATGCTAAAGGTTCTGATGGTAGCTTTAAACTTCAACTTCCAGAAAACCTCAACAGTGCTGCATGGTTCACAAAATCAACTTTGAACAG ATTCCTATGTATTATTGGTTCAGCGGATTTACTAGAGGTCACTAAAGCTATTGAAGATGAGATGATTCAATTGGAGGAAGCCAAAAAATTTCATCTCTCTTTATACAGCCAG GACTGTCACGATCAATTTGGAAGTTCGGAAGCAG ATAGCTGTAACTCTAAGGATGTGGAACCAAGATCCAAA CCTGAAGTTAAGATTGCACCATCAGATGTTTCAAA AAATGAACTGTTGCGAGCTATGGACTTAAGGCTCACAGCATTAAGAGGGGACTTAGCTGCTGCTTTTAAGAAGGCTGTTGGTGCTACCTGCTCCTATAAAGAAATCACTGATTTAGCACAATTTTTAGAACATTTTGGTGCAACAGCTTTGAA GAAATCTTTTTGCAAATTTGTAGAACTGAATGAGGAGAGCCAGAGTGCTGATCCTCTAAATGATGACAAGTCCTCGTTCACACACAATTCAAGGACTGACAATGTAAACAAGAAAGATGGTAGTACTTGGACATCAAAACCTGTACATTCAGTTATACCAATAAAATATGGCGTTTCACCAGCAAAAGTTGCCCAGATTGAGCGAGAGGGCTCAACAGAAAGCGAGGAGTTTTCTGACTCAAGTGATGAGTATCAAACATCTGCTGAAAGAAGTCGAACTCTTATAAGATCTGCATCACCCAGGCGGTCAGCATCTCCGATGCGGAGGATTCAAATAGGAAGAACTGGATCACGGAGGGCCACTGCATTAACAATTAAGAGCCTCAATTGTTTTCCTGCTAGAGAGAGGGCATTGTCTCATAGAGACATAGCTACAAACAATAGTGAAGACGAAGGATTTGAACAACCCATTAAGAAACCTGAGATAAATGTGCAAAGAATCAGTGTTCAAGATGCCATAAATCTTTTTGAAAGCAAACAGAGGGATCATGCTACAGATATTCAGAAACGGAGGTCATTAACAAATATCTCTATCTGTGCAAATAAATCTGTACTGAGAAGATGGAGTTCAGGTATGGGTGAAGCTTCCTCCCAATGTCTGCCAGAAATTGTTTCTGAAGACTCTTTTCCAGAGACTCCCAATAACGTCGCAGATGGTGAGATTTCAATATCTTCAGTAGGAGTGACATTAGAGTCAGAATGTATACCTGGAGGTCACAATCTTGTTGAGACATCTGAAGTAGATGTAGGGCTagaaaagggagaagaaaaagCATATGATCCAATAGATATTCAAGCAGACATGAATGTTTTGGAAACTGATGCTAAAGAAATCCAAGGAGAAGAAATTATTGGAAAATTAACAGCCTCAGATGAATGGAATCGGCAAAAGGAAGCAGAGTTAAGTCAGATGTTGATGAAAATAACTGAAAATAAGCCTGTTAGATATGCTAAGCCTCAAAGTAGCAGAAATAAAAAGGTTTCTTCTGAGAAGAGAGGTGGGTTTTATGACCACTACAGGGAGAAGCGGGATGAAAAACTTCGAGGTGAGAATGCTAAAAGGCGAGCAGAGAAAGAAGTGCAATTTAGAGAAATGCAGCAAATTCTTAATGAGAGAAAAGCTGAAATGGCCTCCACAAATGGGAATGATGTTGGTAAAAAACATGCTATTCGCAAACCCcaaaaaccacataaaagttcATCTCAACCTGTAAATGCCAGAAAAGAAACCTCGAAGCCATCTGTTACAAAGAAGGTTTCATCTAAAGCATCAACCCTGCCAGCTACGCGCAAATCATGGCCATCAACACCATCACCAAGAGCCACAGGGGCATCACCAGGTAAAATCATATGTTCTGTTGGCACTACACCAGCACGTCAGAAATTCAACCCAGCACCATCAGTCCCTCGAGCAAGCCCTAGAGTGGAAAAATCCCAGCTGGGGCAGAGAAATGTAAAGGATACACGAAGTGATCATGTCAGGAATGTAAAGGGTGTGAATGAGAAAAGGCAGGAAAGGGTGACAACCTCTTACAAAACAACCAAAACGAAAGTTGTGAGAGTTTCTGGAGATTGTTCTAGTATAGATTCCACAAAGCCTAGTTTCTATAACAAAATCACCCGGAAAAGCAGTGTGGTCCCACTggaatcaaaaccttttctccgTAAGGGTTCTCGGAGTGCCCCTGCTATTGGTCCTGTTAACAAGAAAAAGCATTCTCCTCAGGTGGAGGAATGTCTGACAAACTGTCAAAACTTAGTGGAAGCTCAAGAAAGTGAGGTAATTGTTAATGCTTCAGATCTGGTCAGTCAGCATCAAGAGGGAGATGATGTTTCATTGGGTCTTCATGATGTTATACAACCTGAAACTCAGGTAAATAGTGACTGGCAATGTGGTGAGACTGAGAACTCTAACCCACTTGCTGCTGATGGAGATAATGTCTTCAAAATTCAGGAAGTTTCTTCATCAAAATCTCAAGTTGAGGAAGAATCAATTGTTTCCGCCATGGCGTGGGTGGAAATAGAAGAGCATCAGGAACTGCCCATTCCATGTAATGTCAGCACATCTCAACTTGCATCTCCAGCCAATGTTGAACCTGTTGGATTGTCAATACGTGTACGTCATTCTTTGTCCCAGATGCTGCAAGAAGAAAGTAGTGAACCTGATACTATTGAGTGGGGAAATGCTGAAAATCCTCCCATCATGGTCTGCCAAAAAGATGCCCCAAAAGGATTGAAAAGGCTCTTGAATTTTGCTCGGAAGAGCAAAGGGGATGCCAGTAGTACTGGTTGGTCTAGTCCATCTGTCTTCTCTGAAGGAGAGGATGATGCTGAGGAATCTAAACCTTTAAGTAAGAGAAATGCTGACAATTTTCTTAGAAAGGCTGCTCTTCAAGCAAAGAACTTTGCACAGCAAAAGACTTCATTATGTGAAAGCATTGAAAGAAATTTGGATGCTCGTGAACTACTCCCTG CTCAATCAAATTTAAGCAAAGTGAATGACCCCTTTTCTTCTCAAAAGTTGCAAGAGAGCTGTGACTCAGCTGTGGTCCCCACAACCAAAG CCACGAGGTCATTCTTCTCTCTTTCAGCATTTAGGGGCAGTAAACCAAGTGAGACAAAGCTACGGTAA
- the LOC142639230 gene encoding uncharacterized protein LOC142639230 isoform X1: MEGGIDADAPLDYAAIQILPNQNRDGGVRYEALIYSDNKVEKLATGLLEQLLAHVPKVNDLYAKGSDGSFKLQLPENLNSAAWFTKSTLNRFLCIIGSADLLEVTKAIEDEMIQLEEAKKFHLSLYSQDCHDQFGSSEADSCNSKDVEPRSKPEVKIAPSDVSKNELLRAMDLRLTALRGDLAAAFKKAVGATCSYKEITDLAQFLEHFGATALKKSFCKFVELNEESQSADPLNDDKSSFTHNSRTDNVNKKDGSTWTSKPVHSVIPIKYGVSPAKVAQIEREGSTESEEFSDSSDEYQTSAERSRTLIRSASPRRSASPMRRIQIGRTGSRRATALTIKSLNCFPARERALSHRDIATNNSEDEGFEQPIKKPEINVQRISVQDAINLFESKQRDHATDIQKRRSLTNISICANKSVLRRWSSGMGEASSQCLPEIVSEDSFPETPNNVADGEISISSVGVTLESECIPGGHNLVETSEVDVGLEKGEEKAYDPIDIQADMNVLETDAKEIQGEEIIGKLTASDEWNRQKEAELSQMLMKITENKPVRYAKPQSSRNKKVSSEKRGGFYDHYREKRDEKLRGENAKRRAEKEVQFREMQQILNERKAEMASTNGNDVGKKHAIRKPQKPHKSSSQPVNARKETSKPSVTKKVSSKASTLPATRKSWPSTPSPRATGASPGKIICSVGTTPARQKFNPAPSVPRASPRVEKSQLGQRNVKDTRSDHVRNVKGVNEKRQERVTTSYKTTKTKVVRVSGDCSSIDSTKPSFYNKITRKSSVVPLESKPFLRKGSRSAPAIGPVNKKKHSPQVEECLTNCQNLVEAQESEVIVNASDLVSQHQEGDDVSLGLHDVIQPETQVNSDWQCGETENSNPLAADGDNVFKIQEVSSSKSQVEEESIVSAMAWVEIEEHQELPIPCNVSTSQLASPANVEPVGLSIRVRHSLSQMLQEESSEPDTIEWGNAENPPIMVCQKDAPKGLKRLLNFARKSKGDASSTGWSSPSVFSEGEDDAEESKPLSKRNADNFLRKAALQAKNFAQQKTSLCESIERNLDARELLPAQSNLSKVNDPFSSQKLQESCDSAVVPTTKATRSFFSLSAFRGSKPSETKLR, translated from the exons ATGGAGGGTGGAATAGATGCTGATGCACCTTTAGATTATGCTGCGATTCAAATTTTGCCTAATCAAAACAG GGATGGTGGTGTTAGGTACGAGGCATTGATTTACAGTGACAACAAAGTAGAAAAACTGGCAACTGGGCTTCTTGAACAATTGTTGGCGCATGTACCAAAAGTAAATGACTTGTATGCTAAAGGTTCTGATGGTAGCTTTAAACTTCAACTTCCAGAAAACCTCAACAGTGCTGCATGGTTCACAAAATCAACTTTGAACAG ATTCCTATGTATTATTGGTTCAGCGGATTTACTAGAGGTCACTAAAGCTATTGAAGATGAGATGATTCAATTGGAGGAAGCCAAAAAATTTCATCTCTCTTTATACAGCCAG GACTGTCACGATCAATTTGGAAGTTCGGAAGCAG ATAGCTGTAACTCTAAGGATGTGGAACCAAGATCCAAA CCTGAAGTTAAGATTGCACCATCAGATGTTTCAAA AAATGAACTGTTGCGAGCTATGGACTTAAGGCTCACAGCATTAAGAGGGGACTTAGCTGCTGCTTTTAAGAAGGCTGTTGGTGCTACCTGCTCCTATAAAGAAATCACTGATTTAGCACAATTTTTAGAACATTTTGGTGCAACAGCTTTGAA GAAATCTTTTTGCAAATTTGTAGAACTGAATGAGGAGAGCCAGAGTGCTGATCCTCTAAATGATGACAAGTCCTCGTTCACACACAATTCAAGGACTGACAATGTAAACAAGAAAGATGGTAGTACTTGGACATCAAAACCTGTACATTCAGTTATACCAATAAAATATGGCGTTTCACCAGCAAAAGTTGCCCAGATTGAGCGAGAGGGCTCAACAGAAAGCGAGGAGTTTTCTGACTCAAGTGATGAGTATCAAACATCTGCTGAAAGAAGTCGAACTCTTATAAGATCTGCATCACCCAGGCGGTCAGCATCTCCGATGCGGAGGATTCAAATAGGAAGAACTGGATCACGGAGGGCCACTGCATTAACAATTAAGAGCCTCAATTGTTTTCCTGCTAGAGAGAGGGCATTGTCTCATAGAGACATAGCTACAAACAATAGTGAAGACGAAGGATTTGAACAACCCATTAAGAAACCTGAGATAAATGTGCAAAGAATCAGTGTTCAAGATGCCATAAATCTTTTTGAAAGCAAACAGAGGGATCATGCTACAGATATTCAGAAACGGAGGTCATTAACAAATATCTCTATCTGTGCAAATAAATCTGTACTGAGAAGATGGAGTTCAGGTATGGGTGAAGCTTCCTCCCAATGTCTGCCAGAAATTGTTTCTGAAGACTCTTTTCCAGAGACTCCCAATAACGTCGCAGATGGTGAGATTTCAATATCTTCAGTAGGAGTGACATTAGAGTCAGAATGTATACCTGGAGGTCACAATCTTGTTGAGACATCTGAAGTAGATGTAGGGCTagaaaagggagaagaaaaagCATATGATCCAATAGATATTCAAGCAGACATGAATGTTTTGGAAACTGATGCTAAAGAAATCCAAGGAGAAGAAATTATTGGAAAATTAACAGCCTCAGATGAATGGAATCGGCAAAAGGAAGCAGAGTTAAGTCAGATGTTGATGAAAATAACTGAAAATAAGCCTGTTAGATATGCTAAGCCTCAAAGTAGCAGAAATAAAAAGGTTTCTTCTGAGAAGAGAGGTGGGTTTTATGACCACTACAGGGAGAAGCGGGATGAAAAACTTCGAGGTGAGAATGCTAAAAGGCGAGCAGAGAAAGAAGTGCAATTTAGAGAAATGCAGCAAATTCTTAATGAGAGAAAAGCTGAAATGGCCTCCACAAATGGGAATGATGTTGGTAAAAAACATGCTATTCGCAAACCCcaaaaaccacataaaagttcATCTCAACCTGTAAATGCCAGAAAAGAAACCTCGAAGCCATCTGTTACAAAGAAGGTTTCATCTAAAGCATCAACCCTGCCAGCTACGCGCAAATCATGGCCATCAACACCATCACCAAGAGCCACAGGGGCATCACCAGGTAAAATCATATGTTCTGTTGGCACTACACCAGCACGTCAGAAATTCAACCCAGCACCATCAGTCCCTCGAGCAAGCCCTAGAGTGGAAAAATCCCAGCTGGGGCAGAGAAATGTAAAGGATACACGAAGTGATCATGTCAGGAATGTAAAGGGTGTGAATGAGAAAAGGCAGGAAAGGGTGACAACCTCTTACAAAACAACCAAAACGAAAGTTGTGAGAGTTTCTGGAGATTGTTCTAGTATAGATTCCACAAAGCCTAGTTTCTATAACAAAATCACCCGGAAAAGCAGTGTGGTCCCACTggaatcaaaaccttttctccgTAAGGGTTCTCGGAGTGCCCCTGCTATTGGTCCTGTTAACAAGAAAAAGCATTCTCCTCAGGTGGAGGAATGTCTGACAAACTGTCAAAACTTAGTGGAAGCTCAAGAAAGTGAGGTAATTGTTAATGCTTCAGATCTGGTCAGTCAGCATCAAGAGGGAGATGATGTTTCATTGGGTCTTCATGATGTTATACAACCTGAAACTCAGGTAAATAGTGACTGGCAATGTGGTGAGACTGAGAACTCTAACCCACTTGCTGCTGATGGAGATAATGTCTTCAAAATTCAGGAAGTTTCTTCATCAAAATCTCAAGTTGAGGAAGAATCAATTGTTTCCGCCATGGCGTGGGTGGAAATAGAAGAGCATCAGGAACTGCCCATTCCATGTAATGTCAGCACATCTCAACTTGCATCTCCAGCCAATGTTGAACCTGTTGGATTGTCAATACGTGTACGTCATTCTTTGTCCCAGATGCTGCAAGAAGAAAGTAGTGAACCTGATACTATTGAGTGGGGAAATGCTGAAAATCCTCCCATCATGGTCTGCCAAAAAGATGCCCCAAAAGGATTGAAAAGGCTCTTGAATTTTGCTCGGAAGAGCAAAGGGGATGCCAGTAGTACTGGTTGGTCTAGTCCATCTGTCTTCTCTGAAGGAGAGGATGATGCTGAGGAATCTAAACCTTTAAGTAAGAGAAATGCTGACAATTTTCTTAGAAAGGCTGCTCTTCAAGCAAAGAACTTTGCACAGCAAAAGACTTCATTATGTGAAAGCATTGAAAGAAATTTGGATGCTCGTGAACTACTCCCTG CTCAATCAAATTTAAGCAAAGTGAATGACCCCTTTTCTTCTCAAAAGTTGCAAGAGAGCTGTGACTCAGCTGTGGTCCCCACAACCAAAG CCACGAGGTCATTCTTCTCTCTTTCAGCATTTAGGGGCAGTAAACCAAGTGAGACAAAGCTACGGTAA
- the LOC142641599 gene encoding uncharacterized protein LOC142641599 isoform X1, with the protein MEGSRRISVSPRPGRRVVAKKRARGSGVDGFVNSVKKLQRREISSKRDRAFSMSDAQERFRNIRLQEEYDTHDPKGHCSMGLPFLRKRSKIIEIVAARDIVFALAHSGVCAAFSRETNQRICFLNVSPDEVIRSLFYNKNNDSLITVSVYASDNFSSLKCRSTRIEYIRRGKPDAGFALFESESLKWPGFVEFDDVNGKVLTYSAQDSIYKVFDLKNYTMLYSISDKHVQEIKISPGIMLLIFTKAISHVPLKILSIEDGTVLKSFNHLLHRNKKVDFIEQFNEKLLVKQENENLQILDVRNFELTEVSRTEFMTPSAFIFLYENQLFLTFRDRTVAVWNFRGELVTSFEDHLLWHPDCNTNNIYITSDQDLIISYCKADSDDPLSEGNAGSINISNILTGKCLAKIRASNSFPMENECSCSGNCCGTSCALKKQSPASRIRSTVAEALEDITALFYDEERNEIYTGNRHGLVHVWSN; encoded by the exons ATGGAAGGCAGTAGGAGGATATCGGTGAGTCCTCGGCCTGGAAGGCGGGTAGTGGCAAAGAAGCGAGCACGCGGAAGCGGTGTGGATGGTTTCGTCAACAGCGTTAAGAAGCTTCAGAGACGGGAAATCAGTTCCAAGCGTGACCGTGCTTTCAGTATGAGCGACGCCCAGGAACGCTTCCGTAACATCCGTTTGCAG GAGGAATATGACACCCATGATCCAAAAGGTCATTGTTCCATGGGACTGCCTTTTCTAAGAAAGAGGTCAAAGATAATTGAGATTGTCGCAGCACGTGACATTGTGTTTGCTCTTGCTCATTCTGGTGTTTGTGCAGCATTTAGCCGag AGACTAATCAGAGGATATGCTTTCTGAATGTCAGTCCTGATGAAGTTATACGAAGCctgttttataataaaaacaatgacTCGCTCATCACAGTTTCTGTATATGCTTCAGACAATTTCAGTTCTTTGAAATGCAGAAGCACAAGAATTGA ATATATAAGGAGGGGTAAACCAGATGCTGGCTTTGCCCTTTTTGAATCTGAGTCACTGAAATGGCCTGGTTTCGTAGAGTTTGACGATGTCAATGGGAAGGTACTCACTTATTCTGCACAGGATAG CATTTACAAAGTATTTGACCTGAAAAACTATACAATGCTGTACTCCATATCGGATAAACATGTTCAAGAGATTAAGATCAG TCCAGGGATCATGTTGTTGATTTTTACCAAAGCAATTAGCCATGTTCCGCTTAAGATTCTTTCAATAGAAGATGGAACTGTTCTCAAGTCTTTCAACCATCTTCTTCACCGGAATAAGAAGGTGGATTTCATTGAACAGTTTAATGAAAAGCTACTAGTAAAGCAAGAAAATGAGAATCTACAGATTCTTGAT GTCCGCAATTTTGAGCTGACAGAAGTTAGCAGAACTGAGTTCATGACACCATCAGCATTTATATTTCTGTATGAGAATCAGTTATTCCTGACATTTAGGGACCGAACAGTGGCTGTTTGGAATTTCCGTGGGGAGCTTGTAACTTCATTTGAGGATCACCTTTTGTGGCATCCTGACTGCAACACAAATAACATATACATCACAAGTGATCAGGATCTTATTATCTCTTACTGCAAGGCTGATTCTGATGATCCACTGTCTGAAGgaaatg CAGGATCCATCAATATCAGCAATATTTTGACTGGGAAATGCCTTGCTAAGATTAGAGCAAGCAACAGCTTCCCCATGGAAAATGAATGCAGTTGCAGTGGCAATTGTTGTGGTACTAGTTGCGCTTTAAAGAAGCAGAGTCCAGCCTCCAGAATTAGGAGCACGGTTGCAGAAGCCTTGGAAGATATTACTGCTCTCTTTTATGATGAAGAGCGGAATGAAATTTATACTGGTAATAGGCATGGTCTAGTTCATGTATGGTCCAACTGA
- the LOC142641599 gene encoding uncharacterized protein LOC142641599 isoform X2: protein MEGSRRISVSPRPGRRVVAKKRARGSGVDGFVNSVKKLQRREISSKRDRAFSMSDAQERFRNIRLQEEYDTHDPKGHCSMGLPFLRKRSKIIEIVAARDIVFALAHSGVCAAFSRETNQRICFLNVSPDEVIRSLFYNKNNDSLITVSVYASDNFSSLKCRSTRIEYIRRGKPDAGFALFESESLKWPGFVEFDDVNGKVLTYSAQDSIYKVFDLKNYTMLYSISDKHVQEIKISPGIMLLIFTKAISHVPLKILSIEDGTVLKSFNHLLHRNKKVDFIEQFNEKLLVKQENENLQILDVRNFELTEVSRTEFMTPSAFIFLYENQLFLTFRDRTVAVWNFRGELVTSFEDHLLWHPDCNTNNIYITSDQDLIISYCKADSDDPLSEGNGSINISNILTGKCLAKIRASNSFPMENECSCSGNCCGTSCALKKQSPASRIRSTVAEALEDITALFYDEERNEIYTGNRHGLVHVWSN, encoded by the exons ATGGAAGGCAGTAGGAGGATATCGGTGAGTCCTCGGCCTGGAAGGCGGGTAGTGGCAAAGAAGCGAGCACGCGGAAGCGGTGTGGATGGTTTCGTCAACAGCGTTAAGAAGCTTCAGAGACGGGAAATCAGTTCCAAGCGTGACCGTGCTTTCAGTATGAGCGACGCCCAGGAACGCTTCCGTAACATCCGTTTGCAG GAGGAATATGACACCCATGATCCAAAAGGTCATTGTTCCATGGGACTGCCTTTTCTAAGAAAGAGGTCAAAGATAATTGAGATTGTCGCAGCACGTGACATTGTGTTTGCTCTTGCTCATTCTGGTGTTTGTGCAGCATTTAGCCGag AGACTAATCAGAGGATATGCTTTCTGAATGTCAGTCCTGATGAAGTTATACGAAGCctgttttataataaaaacaatgacTCGCTCATCACAGTTTCTGTATATGCTTCAGACAATTTCAGTTCTTTGAAATGCAGAAGCACAAGAATTGA ATATATAAGGAGGGGTAAACCAGATGCTGGCTTTGCCCTTTTTGAATCTGAGTCACTGAAATGGCCTGGTTTCGTAGAGTTTGACGATGTCAATGGGAAGGTACTCACTTATTCTGCACAGGATAG CATTTACAAAGTATTTGACCTGAAAAACTATACAATGCTGTACTCCATATCGGATAAACATGTTCAAGAGATTAAGATCAG TCCAGGGATCATGTTGTTGATTTTTACCAAAGCAATTAGCCATGTTCCGCTTAAGATTCTTTCAATAGAAGATGGAACTGTTCTCAAGTCTTTCAACCATCTTCTTCACCGGAATAAGAAGGTGGATTTCATTGAACAGTTTAATGAAAAGCTACTAGTAAAGCAAGAAAATGAGAATCTACAGATTCTTGAT GTCCGCAATTTTGAGCTGACAGAAGTTAGCAGAACTGAGTTCATGACACCATCAGCATTTATATTTCTGTATGAGAATCAGTTATTCCTGACATTTAGGGACCGAACAGTGGCTGTTTGGAATTTCCGTGGGGAGCTTGTAACTTCATTTGAGGATCACCTTTTGTGGCATCCTGACTGCAACACAAATAACATATACATCACAAGTGATCAGGATCTTATTATCTCTTACTGCAAGGCTGATTCTGATGATCCACTGTCTGAAGgaaatg GATCCATCAATATCAGCAATATTTTGACTGGGAAATGCCTTGCTAAGATTAGAGCAAGCAACAGCTTCCCCATGGAAAATGAATGCAGTTGCAGTGGCAATTGTTGTGGTACTAGTTGCGCTTTAAAGAAGCAGAGTCCAGCCTCCAGAATTAGGAGCACGGTTGCAGAAGCCTTGGAAGATATTACTGCTCTCTTTTATGATGAAGAGCGGAATGAAATTTATACTGGTAATAGGCATGGTCTAGTTCATGTATGGTCCAACTGA